In Ramlibacter sp., the sequence GCAAGACCAACCTCGACCAGTTTGCCTGCGGGCTCAATGGCACGCGCTCGCCTTACGGTGCGGTGCCCAACGCCTTCAACCCCGCCTATGTGTCTGGCGGTTCCAGTTCGGGCTCGGCCTACGTGGTCGCCACGGGGCAGGTGGACTTTTCACTGGGCACGGACACGGCCGGTTCGGGCCGCGTGCCGGCCGGCCTGAACAACATCGTGGGCATCAAGCCCTCGCGTGGGCTCATCAGCGCGCGCGGCGTGGTGCCGGCCGCGCAGGGGGTGGACTGTGTGTCCATCTTCGCGCGCACCGTGGCGGTGGCCGTGAAGGCGCTGGAGGCAGCCCTGGGCTACGACGCGCAAGACCCGTATTCACGCCCGCTGCAGCTGGCAGGGGCGCCGTTCCCGTCCGCGCTGCGCGTTGGCATTCCGTCGGTGCTGGACTTCTGTGGCGACGCGGCGGCCGAAGCCGCCTTTGGCGAAGCCGTCACGCGGCTGCGCCAGCTTGGTGCACAGCCCGTACCCGTGGACTTCACCCCGCTGGCCGAGGCGGCGCGCCTGCTCTATGAAAGCGCCTTGGTGGCCGAGCGCTACACCGCGATCCGCGCCTTCTTTGACGCCCACGAAGCCGAGGTCATGGAGCCCGTGCGCAGCATCATTGCCAGCGGCCGTGCCTACAGCGCCGCCGACCTGTACGAGGCCCAGACGCAGCTGCGCGCGCTCGGCCAGCAGGCCGCGGCCCTGTGGAACGCGATGGACGTGCTGCTGGTGCCCACCGCCCCCACGCACTACACCATTGCGGCCATGCAGGCCGACCCGGTGGCCCTCAACCGCAACCTGGGCGCCTACACCAACTTCGTGAACCTGCTGGACTACGCGGCCATTTCGGTGCCCAGCGCGATCCGGCCCGACGGCCTGCCGTTTGGCATCACCTTCATCGGCCCCTGCGGGAGCGACTGGCAGCTGGCCGGGCTGGGCCAGCGCTACCACCATGCCACCGGCCTCACGCAGGGGGCCACCGGCCAGCCACTGCCCGCGCCGCAGCCCATCGCCGGGCTGCGGGCCGAGCCCATGGTGCAGGTCGCCGTGGTGGGCGCCCACCTGGCGGGCATGCCGCTCAACAGCCAGCTCACCGAACGCGGCGCCACGCTGGTGCGCGCCACCGAAACCGCGCCCGACTACCGCTTCTTTGCCCTGCCCGGCACCGTGCCGCCCAAGCCCGGCCTGCTGCGTGTGCCCGAAGGCACGGGGGGCCGCATTGCCGTGGAAATCTGGCAGATGCCCGCGGCCCGTTACGGCTCGTTCGTGGCGCTCGTTCCCGCGCCGCTGGGCATTGGCACGCTCACGCTGGCCGACGGCTCCAGCGTGCAGGGCTTTGTCTGCGAGTCGCTGGCCACCCAGGGCGCGCAGGACATCACCCACCTTGGCGGCTGGCGCGCCTACATCGCGTCGCTCCAGCGCTGAACCCTTCATCCATCCGACTCACTTTCACCACCCTCAGGAGAATTCCATGACCCAAGCCAACACCTCCAAGCCGCGCCTGGCCACCGCCTCACGCCGCCAACTGTTGCAAGCAGGTGCCGCCACCGCGGCGCTGGGCATCCTGGGCGCACCGGCCATCGTGCGCGCCCAGTCCGGCCCCAAGATCCGCATTGGCTACTGGCCCATCGCGGCCGGCCTGCCGTTCTACTCGGCCGTGGAACTGGGCTACTTCAAGGAAGCCGGCCTGAACGTGGAAGTGCTGAAGTTCGCGGGCGCCCAGCAGATCATGGAAGCCATGCTCTCCGACCGCTGCGACGGCAGCGCCAACGGCACCGGCTCGGCCAACATTGCCGTGGGCGAAATCGCGCAGCCCGGCACCTACAAGATCTTCTGCTCCAACCCCAGCAACGCCAAGAACGTGCTCGATGAAGTCATCGTGCCCGTGGCCAGCACCGCCAAGGTCATGGCCGACCTCAAGGGCAAGCGCATTGCCAGCGGCCCCGGCATCCAGAACGTGACGCTGGCCAAGACCGTGCTCGAGCGCGGCGGTGCCACCGGCGCCACCGTGGTGGAGCTGCCGATTGGCCAGCATGTGGCCGCGCTGGCGGCGGGCCAGGTCGATGGCGCCTACACGCTGGAGCCCACGGGCACCATCGGGCGCCTGAACGGCAGCACCCGCACGCTGGAAGCCGGCGTGATCGCGCGCTATGTGCTGGGCGACCCGATGGCGCCCTGGTTTGGCGGCTCGGCCTCGCTCACCTCCAGCTTCATCAAGCAGCACCCTGAAGAAGCCAAGAAGTTCATCACCGCCTACGGCAAGGGCGTGGCCTACGTGCGCAGCAAGTCCACCGAGGCACGCCAGTACCTCAAGGGTTACACCGCCATCGAAGGCGCGCTCACCAGCGAAGTGCCACTGGCCGCCTACACCATGTACAACGAGTTCACCCCGGCCGACGTGGCGCATTTCCAGAAGTTCTTTGACCTGTTCACCGAAAAGGGCGTGTTCTCCAAGCGCCTCATGGTGGACTCCATGCTCTACAAGGGCTGAGCATGAGCGAGCCCACCACCTCGGCGGTCGCCACACCCTGGCGCCCCCCCCAGGCGGGGCCCACCTCGGTGCCCCCGCCCGGCAAACCGGCGCTGGACCGCGCGCTGCCCTTCATCGGGCCGGTGCTGCTGTTCATTGTGTGGGACCTGGCCGTGCGGCTGGGTTTCATCAAGCCCATCCTGCTGCCCTCGCCGGCCGACACCGTCACCGCCCTGGTGCAGGGCCTGGCCGGCGGGCCACTGCTCAAGGACTTCCTGGTCACCGTCTGGCGCACGGTCGAGGCCTTTTTGATTGCCGCCGTGGTCGGCGTGCCGCTGGGCGTGGTGCTGGGCAGCGCCGAGAAGGCCTACCGCAGCGTGGAGTTTTTGATCGACTTCTTCCGCTCCACGCCATCGTCGGCGCTGATTCCGCTGTTCCTGATGATCTTTGGCGTGTCCGACATCAACAAGGTGGCCATTGCCGCGTTTGGCGCGCTGCTCATCGTGGTGTTCAACAGCGCCTACGGCGTGATCAACGCGCGCAAGCAGCGGGTGATGGCGGCGCGCGTGATGGGCGCCTCGCGCTGGCAGGTGTTCAAGGACGTGCTGGTCTGGGAGAGCCTGCAGCCCAGCTTTGTGGGCCTGCGTTCGGCCGTGTCCATGGCGCTGGTGATCGTGATCGTGGCCGAGATGTTCATCGGCGCCGACAGCGGCCTGGGCAACCGCATCATCAACTCGCAGCAGGTCATGAACGTCAAGGACATGTACGCCTCCATCCTCGCGGCGGGCGTGCTGGGCTACGCGCTCAACATCCTGTTCCTCCTGCTTGAGAGAAAAATTGTGCACTGGAGCGGCCGATGACTGAAGTCCTCAACGCCCCCGTGGTGGCCGATGTGCCGGTGGCGCCCTTCGTGCCCGGCCCGGCCGGCACCCACATCACCATCCGCGGCCTGACCAAGTACTTCGCGGGCTGGCCGCTGTACGAGAACTTCGACCTGGACATTCCCAAGCACCAGATCGTCTCGGTGTTCGGCCCCAACGGCTGCGGCAAGAGCACGCTGATCAACATGATCGCGGGCCTGATCCCGATCGACAAGGGCGAGATCCTGTTCGATGGCAAGAGCCTGAAGGACACCAAGATCGGCTACGTGTTCCAGAACTACCGCGAGGCCATGTTCCCGTGGATGCGCACCATCGACAACATCGCCTACCCGCTCAAGCTCGAGGGCAAGAGCAAGGCCGAGGTCGACCGGCGCATGGCCGAGCTGGTGGCCTCGTTCGACGTCAAGTTCGACCTCAATCGCTACCCCTACGAGCTGTCGGGCGGCCAGCAGCAGACGGCGTCCATCATGCGGGCGCTGGCCAACAACCCCGAGGTGCTGTTCCTGGACGAGCCGTTCTCGGCGCTGGACTTCGAGATGACGCTGTTCATCCGCGAGAAGCTGCAGGAGGTGTTCATGAAAACCGGCACCACCATGCTGCTGGTCTCGCACGACCTGGAAGAAGCCGTGTACCTGGCCGACCAGGTGCTGCTGCTGACCAAGCGGCCCACCAAGGTGGCCGAAATCCTGCCCTACGCTGACGCCCGCCCGCGCACGGTGGACACGCTCTCCGAGCCCGGCTTCATTGCCACCAAGAAGCTCAGCCTGGAGATCTTCCAGCGCGAGGTGCGCCGGTGAACGACACCCAGGCCCTGAGCTATGTGCAGGCCAGCGCCGCCGCGCTGGGCGTGCCCATGGACGCGCAGCGGGCGCGGCGCGTCGCAGGCCACCTGCAGCGCACCGCGGCACTGGCCGCGCTGCTGGAACAGGCGCCGCTGGCCCCGGACGACGAGCTGGCCGAGATTTACAAGCCAAAAGTGCCTGGAGTCCAGGACGGGCGGCCCTGACGTGCTATGAAAACAGGAGCAAACCAGCCCATGCCCCGCAGCCATGAACTGGCCCGCGCCATTGCCAGCGGCGAACTCAGCGCCGCCCAGGCGCTGGAAGCCAGCATCGCGCGCATCGAGGCGACGGACGCGCGCGTCAACGCCTTCACGGGCAAAAGCTACACCCGGGCCCGTGCCGAGGCGGCGGCCGTGGACGCCAGGCGCGCGCGCGGCGAGCCGCTGCCGCCGCTGGCCGGCGTGCCCTATGCGGTCAAGAACCTGTTTGACATCGAGGGCGAGACCACGCTGGCCGGCTCGAAGATCAACCGCGGCCACCCCGCGGCGGCGGCCGACGCCTTTCTGGTGCAGCGCATGAAAGCCGCCGGCGCGGTGCTGGTGGGCTCGCTCAACATGGACGAGTACGCCTATGGCTTCACCACCGAGAACTCCCACTATGGCCCCTGCCACAACCCGCATGACCTGAGCCGCATCGCGGGCGGCTCGTCGGGCGGCTCGGGCGCCGCCGTGGCGGCTGGCCAGGTGCCGCTCACGCTGGGTTCGGACACCAATGGTTCCATCCGCGTGCCCTCGTCGCTGTGCGGTGTCTGGGGGCTCAAGCCCACCTTTGGCCGGCTGTCGCGGCGCGGCAGCTACCCGTTCGTGTACAGCATTGATCACCTGGGGCCCTTTGCCGACTCGCTCGAAGGACTGGCGCTGGCCTACGACGCACTGCAGTCGCCCGACCCGCTGGACCCGGGCTGCCATGCGCAGCAGATCGAGCCCGTGACGCCCCTGCTGGGCCAGGGCATGGCGGGCCTGCCCGGCCTGCGCATCGGCCTGCTGGGCGGCTACTTTCATGACAACGCCACCGCGCCGGCGCGCGAGGTGGTCAAGGCCGCGGCCCGCGCGCTGGACGTGATCGAGATCGTCGAGTGGCCCGACCCGGCGCAGGCGCGCGCCGCGGCCTTCATCATCAGCGCCAGCGAGGGCGGCGCGCTCCACCTGGACGACCTGCGCACCCGGCCCGAGGACTTCGAGCCGCTGTCGGTGGACCGCTTCATGGCCGGCGCCCTGCAGCCCGCCGCCTGGTACCTGCGGGCCCAGCGCTTTCGCCGCCTGTACCGCGACAAGGTCAACGCGCTGTTCCAGCACTGGGACGTGCTGCTCGCGCCGGCCACGCCGGTGTGCGCGCCGGTCATTGGCACCGAGTGGCTCAACATCAACGGCCAGCAGCAGCCCTGCCGCCCGTCCATGGGCCTGCTCACGCAGCCCATCTCGTTCGCGGGCTGCCCCGTGGTGGCCGCGCCGCTGTGGCCCTCCGGCAGCGACGGTCTGCCGCTGGGCGTGCAGGTGATTGCCGCGCCCTGGCGCGAAGACCTCGCGCTGCGTGCCGCGCTGGTGCTGCAGCAGTCGGGTCTGGCGATGCTGAAGGACGTTTCCCCATGACCCCCGCCGTCGCCATCAACCTGCCCGATGTGCTGGCCGAAGTCACGGCCGTGTTCGCGCGCTACGAGCAGGCCCTGGTCAGCAACGACGTGGCCGTGCTCGACGAACTGTTTCACGACCACCCGCTCACGCTGCGCTACGGCGCCACCGAGAACCTTTACGGCTACGACGCCATCCGCGCCTTCCGCGCCGCGCGCCCGGCCCAAGGCCTGGCGCGCGAGCTCATGAACACGGTCATCACCACCTATGGCCGTGACTTTGCCACCGCCAACACCGAGTTCCGCCGCAAGGGCAGCGACAAGACCGGCCGCCAGAGCCAGACCTGGCTGCGCACGCCCGCGGGCTGGCGCGTGGTGGCCGCGCACGTGAGCCTGCTCACGCCGCCACCGCCGCTTGCATGAATCCTGCTAGTTCCCAACCACCTCACCTGACGGAGAGCCCCATGAGCATCAAGACCTTCAATCGCCGCGATTCCCTCAAGTCACTGGCTGCGCTGGGCGCCGCCGGCACGCTGGGGGGCCTGAGCCGCCTTGCCCACGCGCAAAAGCCCATGACCGTGGGCGTGATCTACGTCGGCCCGCGTGATGACTTTGGCTACAACCAGGCCCACGCCCAGGCCGCGGCCGAACTCAAGAAGATGCCCGGCATCAAGGTGGTCGAGGAAGAAAACGTGCCCGAGACCGCGGCCGTGCAGAAAACCATGACCGGCATGATCGCGCAGGACGGCGCCACGCTGCTGTTCCCCACCTCGTTCGGCTACTTCGACCCCCACATGCTGGCCGTGGCCGCCAAGTACCCGGACGTGCGCTTCTCGCATTGCGGCGGCATGTGGACCGAGGGCAAGCACCCCAAGAACACGGCCAGCTTCTTCGGCTACATCGATGAGTGCCAGTACCTCAACGGCGTGATCGCGGGCCACATGACCAAGAGCAACAAGATTGCCTTTGTGGCGGCCAAGCCGATTCCGCAGGTGCTGCGCAACATCAATGCCTTCACCATGGGCGCGCGCTCGGTCAAGCCCGGCATCACCTGCAGCGTGATCTTCACGGGCGACTGGTCCATGGCCGTGAAGGAGGCCGAAGCCACCAACAGCCTGGCCGACCAGGGCTGCGACGTGTTCACCATGCACGTGGACGGCCCCAAGGTGGTGGTCGAAACGGCGGCCAAGCGCGGCAAGATGGTCTGCGGCTACCACGCGAGCCAGGCCAAGCTCGCACCCAATGCCTACCTGACCGGCGCCGAGTGGAACTGGCTCACGGCCTACACCACCTTCATCGACGCCGCCCGCAGCGGCAAGCCGCACCCCAACTTCGTGCGCGGCGGTCTCAAGGAAGGCTTTGTGAAGATGTCGGCCTACGGCGCCATGGTGCCCGACGCGGCCAAGAAGTCGGCTGACGCCACCAAGGCCAAGATGGTTGCGGGCAGCTTCGACATCTTCAAGGGCCCGCTCAAGGACAACAAGGGCAATGTGGTCATCGCGGCCGGCACCTCGCTCAAGCAGACCGACCTCAAGCTCGAGGGCATGAACTACCTGGTCGAGGGCGTGAACGGCTCGATCTGAGGACGCCCTCATGCGCGACACGCTCAACGACATGGCCCTGCCGGTGTTTGCCATCACGGCGGCACTCGGGCTGTTTGGCGTGTTCGTCTGGCTCGGGGGTGTCAGCCCGGTCGAGGTCTGGGTGCTGCTGTTCAAGGGCGCCTTTGGTGACTGGTTCTCATGGCAGAACACGCTGCAGCGCGCCGCGCCGCTGATGCTAACCGCGCTGTGCGTGGCCATCCCGGCGCGCGCCGGCCTGGTCATCATCGGTGGCGAGGGCGCGCTGGTGCTCGGCGGCCTGGCCTGCGCGGCGCTGCCCTACGCGGTGCCGCTGCCGGCCAACCTCGCGGGCACGGTGCTGGTGTGCCTGGCGGGCGCCGTGGCCGGTGCGCTGTGGATCATGCTGGCGGGCTGGCTGCGCCAGTTTCGCGGCATCAATGAAACCATCAGCAGCCTGCTGCTGGCGTATGTGGCCATTGGCCTGTTCAAGCACTGGGTCGAGGGCTCGCTGCGCGACCCGGCCAGCCTCAACAAGCCCTCCACCCATTCGCTGGCCGAGGGGCTGCGCATTGGCGGCATGGGGGGCTCGGACGTGCACTGGGGCTTTGTGCTGGGGGTGCTGGCCTGCCTGGGCCTGGGCATCTGGCTGCGCCGCACGGCGTCGGGCTTTGCCGTGCGCGTGGTGGGCGGCAACCCGCGCACCGCGCAGCTGGTGGGCCTGCCGGCCTCGCGCCTGATTCTTGCGGCCTGCGCCATCGGCGGCGCCTGCGCCGGCCTGGCCGGCGCGGTGGAGGTGGCGGCCGTGCACACCAACGCCAATGCCTCCCTCATTGCCGGTTACGGCTACGCCGGCATCCTCGTGGCCTTCATTGCGCGGCACAACCCGCTGGCGGTGATTCCGGTGGCCATCTTGTTCGGCGGCTTTGGCGCGGCCGGCAGCCTGCTGCAGCGGCGCCTGGGCCTGCCCGACGCGTCGGTGCTGGTGCTGCAGGGCATTGCCTTTGTGTTGATCCTGGCGAGCGAGGCTTTGCGTGATGTGGACTGGAAGGCCTTGGGCGCGCGGTTTTTCCGCAGTGCGGGGCCTGTTGAACCTCCTTCGGATGCTGTGGGGGGGAAGGCCCTATGAGCTGTCTCTTGTTGGCGCTCACGCTTCGCGGCAGGCTGTGCCCGGCGGCGGCTCACACTGGGGCGGTGGGCGCTGTGCGCCCACTTCGCTGCGATGCTTACCGCAGGGTCGCACCGCAGAACTCGCTACGCGCGCTTTGCGCGCTGCGCTCAAACAGCTGCGGTGAGTCAGTCAACGAAGCGGGCTGCGCCCGCCGACCCTGCGCCTGCGCTTCTCGCCGCCCCAGAGATCGCCTCCGCCGGGCACAGCCTGCCGCGAAGCGGGGAGTGGGCGTGCCAACTGTCGGCGTGCCTGCATCGTCTCAGCAAAGGCGTGTGCGCCCGGGCTGGGGTGCGCCTCTGGCGCGCCGAGTAGCGCAGGGGAGTCACCGCAACGCGGTGACCGCGCGAGTGAAGCGCCCCAGCCCGGGCGCACACGCCTTTGCCGCGGGCACCCGACCCACCACGAGGCTCACAACATGACCGCCGACCAATGGATCGCTCTTGTGGCCGGCATCGTCGGCGGCGCCTTGCGCGTGGGCGTGCCGTTCCTGTTTGTGAGCCTGGGTGAATGCCTCACTGAAAAGTCGGGCCGCATCAACCTGGGGCTCGAGGGGGTGCTGGTGCTCTCGGCCATGTCGGCTTTTGGCGGGGCCTACCTCACGGGCTCGCCCTGGCTGGGCGTGCTGGCCGGGGCCGCGGCGGGGGCACTGCTGGCTGCGCTGCATGGCGTGCTGTGCTCGCTGCCGCGCGTGAACGACGTGGCCACCGGCATCGCGCTGATGCTGCTGGGCACGGGCCTGGCGTTTTACTTTGGCAAGGGCCTGATCCAGCCGCAGGCGCCGC encodes:
- the atzF gene encoding allophanate hydrolase, whose product is MVQAGISASETPSPVQPATGLAPQAWISRADPPLKGAANGPLAGLVFAAKDNIDAAGLPTTAACPAFSYDPAQHATVVQRLLGAGAALAGKTNLDQFACGLNGTRSPYGAVPNAFNPAYVSGGSSSGSAYVVATGQVDFSLGTDTAGSGRVPAGLNNIVGIKPSRGLISARGVVPAAQGVDCVSIFARTVAVAVKALEAALGYDAQDPYSRPLQLAGAPFPSALRVGIPSVLDFCGDAAAEAAFGEAVTRLRQLGAQPVPVDFTPLAEAARLLYESALVAERYTAIRAFFDAHEAEVMEPVRSIIASGRAYSAADLYEAQTQLRALGQQAAALWNAMDVLLVPTAPTHYTIAAMQADPVALNRNLGAYTNFVNLLDYAAISVPSAIRPDGLPFGITFIGPCGSDWQLAGLGQRYHHATGLTQGATGQPLPAPQPIAGLRAEPMVQVAVVGAHLAGMPLNSQLTERGATLVRATETAPDYRFFALPGTVPPKPGLLRVPEGTGGRIAVEIWQMPAARYGSFVALVPAPLGIGTLTLADGSSVQGFVCESLATQGAQDITHLGGWRAYIASLQR
- a CDS encoding ABC transporter substrate-binding protein, with translation MTQANTSKPRLATASRRQLLQAGAATAALGILGAPAIVRAQSGPKIRIGYWPIAAGLPFYSAVELGYFKEAGLNVEVLKFAGAQQIMEAMLSDRCDGSANGTGSANIAVGEIAQPGTYKIFCSNPSNAKNVLDEVIVPVASTAKVMADLKGKRIASGPGIQNVTLAKTVLERGGATGATVVELPIGQHVAALAAGQVDGAYTLEPTGTIGRLNGSTRTLEAGVIARYVLGDPMAPWFGGSASLTSSFIKQHPEEAKKFITAYGKGVAYVRSKSTEARQYLKGYTAIEGALTSEVPLAAYTMYNEFTPADVAHFQKFFDLFTEKGVFSKRLMVDSMLYKG
- a CDS encoding ABC transporter permease, whose protein sequence is MSEPTTSAVATPWRPPQAGPTSVPPPGKPALDRALPFIGPVLLFIVWDLAVRLGFIKPILLPSPADTVTALVQGLAGGPLLKDFLVTVWRTVEAFLIAAVVGVPLGVVLGSAEKAYRSVEFLIDFFRSTPSSALIPLFLMIFGVSDINKVAIAAFGALLIVVFNSAYGVINARKQRVMAARVMGASRWQVFKDVLVWESLQPSFVGLRSAVSMALVIVIVAEMFIGADSGLGNRIINSQQVMNVKDMYASILAAGVLGYALNILFLLLERKIVHWSGR
- a CDS encoding ABC transporter ATP-binding protein, with product MTEVLNAPVVADVPVAPFVPGPAGTHITIRGLTKYFAGWPLYENFDLDIPKHQIVSVFGPNGCGKSTLINMIAGLIPIDKGEILFDGKSLKDTKIGYVFQNYREAMFPWMRTIDNIAYPLKLEGKSKAEVDRRMAELVASFDVKFDLNRYPYELSGGQQQTASIMRALANNPEVLFLDEPFSALDFEMTLFIREKLQEVFMKTGTTMLLVSHDLEEAVYLADQVLLLTKRPTKVAEILPYADARPRTVDTLSEPGFIATKKLSLEIFQREVRR
- a CDS encoding DUF4089 domain-containing protein: MNDTQALSYVQASAAALGVPMDAQRARRVAGHLQRTAALAALLEQAPLAPDDELAEIYKPKVPGVQDGRP
- a CDS encoding AtzE family amidohydrolase, translating into MPRSHELARAIASGELSAAQALEASIARIEATDARVNAFTGKSYTRARAEAAAVDARRARGEPLPPLAGVPYAVKNLFDIEGETTLAGSKINRGHPAAAADAFLVQRMKAAGAVLVGSLNMDEYAYGFTTENSHYGPCHNPHDLSRIAGGSSGGSGAAVAAGQVPLTLGSDTNGSIRVPSSLCGVWGLKPTFGRLSRRGSYPFVYSIDHLGPFADSLEGLALAYDALQSPDPLDPGCHAQQIEPVTPLLGQGMAGLPGLRIGLLGGYFHDNATAPAREVVKAAARALDVIEIVEWPDPAQARAAAFIISASEGGALHLDDLRTRPEDFEPLSVDRFMAGALQPAAWYLRAQRFRRLYRDKVNALFQHWDVLLAPATPVCAPVIGTEWLNINGQQQPCRPSMGLLTQPISFAGCPVVAAPLWPSGSDGLPLGVQVIAAPWREDLALRAALVLQQSGLAMLKDVSP
- the hpxZ gene encoding oxalurate catabolism protein HpxZ, with amino-acid sequence MTPAVAINLPDVLAEVTAVFARYEQALVSNDVAVLDELFHDHPLTLRYGATENLYGYDAIRAFRAARPAQGLARELMNTVITTYGRDFATANTEFRRKGSDKTGRQSQTWLRTPAGWRVVAAHVSLLTPPPPLA
- a CDS encoding BMP family ABC transporter substrate-binding protein; protein product: MSIKTFNRRDSLKSLAALGAAGTLGGLSRLAHAQKPMTVGVIYVGPRDDFGYNQAHAQAAAELKKMPGIKVVEEENVPETAAVQKTMTGMIAQDGATLLFPTSFGYFDPHMLAVAAKYPDVRFSHCGGMWTEGKHPKNTASFFGYIDECQYLNGVIAGHMTKSNKIAFVAAKPIPQVLRNINAFTMGARSVKPGITCSVIFTGDWSMAVKEAEATNSLADQGCDVFTMHVDGPKVVVETAAKRGKMVCGYHASQAKLAPNAYLTGAEWNWLTAYTTFIDAARSGKPHPNFVRGGLKEGFVKMSAYGAMVPDAAKKSADATKAKMVAGSFDIFKGPLKDNKGNVVIAAGTSLKQTDLKLEGMNYLVEGVNGSI
- a CDS encoding ABC transporter permease gives rise to the protein MRDTLNDMALPVFAITAALGLFGVFVWLGGVSPVEVWVLLFKGAFGDWFSWQNTLQRAAPLMLTALCVAIPARAGLVIIGGEGALVLGGLACAALPYAVPLPANLAGTVLVCLAGAVAGALWIMLAGWLRQFRGINETISSLLLAYVAIGLFKHWVEGSLRDPASLNKPSTHSLAEGLRIGGMGGSDVHWGFVLGVLACLGLGIWLRRTASGFAVRVVGGNPRTAQLVGLPASRLILAACAIGGACAGLAGAVEVAAVHTNANASLIAGYGYAGILVAFIARHNPLAVIPVAILFGGFGAAGSLLQRRLGLPDASVLVLQGIAFVLILASEALRDVDWKALGARFFRSAGPVEPPSDAVGGKAL